One Sparus aurata chromosome 5, fSpaAur1.1, whole genome shotgun sequence genomic window carries:
- the LOC115581029 gene encoding bile salt-activated lipase-like produces MMLLLVVLLGVGLNSASAAKLGVVQTEGGQVEGRSHRMGLFRTVDVFKGIPFADVPGRWEKPTPHPGWSGVLKATKYRDRCLQVTLLQTETQGSEDCLYLNIFVPQGRSLSTNLPVMVYLFGGAFLLGASNDVAILGDSLYDGKEMADRGDVIIVTINYRVGTMGFLSSGDARLPGNYGLWDQHAAISWVRRNIRAFGGNPDNITIFGQSAGAASVSYQMLSPYSKGLFRRAISQCGVALSPWALQRSPMALTKKIARKVGCWRTNEDEMFTCLKMSDPVGLTMAGKIDVLLILGKGVVMDLLELAPVVDGDFIPDEPSQLFHNAAQFDYLAGVNSMDGHIFAGVDVPSINIRNDTTVKQVRGLLAGLTKEKGSAAIDSAYSVYTSNWGSFPEQAVVKKTVADIETDFLFLVPTQIALKLHAQHSSGARTFSYLFNMKTRIPGFPRWVEAEHAEDLQYLFGKPFATPLVYFPRHRDLSQYMIAYWTNFARTGDPSIGDSKVPAPWPAFTKYHQPYMIINNKITKSSISYDLRSYYVNYWTQTYSQLPSVRREEEEA; encoded by the exons atgaTGCTGTTATTGGTGGTTCTGTTAGGAGTCGGGCTGAACTCAGCTTCAGCTGCAAAG ctgggTGTGGTGCAGACTGAGGGGGGGCAGGTGGAGGGGCGGAGTCACAGGATGGGGCTGTTCAGGACTGTAGACGTCTTTAAAGGGATCCCCTTCGCTGACGTCCCGGGACGATGGGAGAAACCAACACCTCATCCTGGATGGAGTG gagTCCTGAAGGCGACAAAGTATCGGGATCGCTGCCTGCAGGTGACgctgctgcagacagaaacCCAGGGCAGCGAGGACTGTCTCTACCTGAACATCTTCGTTCCACAGGGACGGTCAT TGTCGACCAACCTGCCGGTGATGGTGTATCTGTTCGGAGGAGCCTTCCTGTTGGGGGCGTCCAATGACGTGGCGATCCTCGGAGACTCTCTGTATGACGGGAAGGAGATGGCCGACAGGGGCGACGTCATCATCGTCACCATCAACTACAGAGTCGGGACGATGGGCTTCCTGAGCTCCGGAGACGCTCGACTGCCAG GTAACTATGGTCTGTGGGATCAGCACGCCGCCATCTCCTGGGTCCGCAGGAACATCAGAGCGTTCGGAGGAAACCCCGACAACATCACCATCTTCGGCCAATCAGCCGGAGCCGCCAGCGTCAGCTaccag ATGCTGTCTCCCTACAGTAAAGGGTTGTTCCGCAGAGCGATCTCTCAGTGTGGTGTGGCTCTCAGTCCCTGGGCTCTTCAGAGGAGCCCGATGGCTCTCACCAAGAAG ATTGCTCGTAAAGTTGGCTGTTGGAGAACCAATGAAGACGAGATGTTCACATGTCTGAAGATGAGCGACCCGGTCGGTCTCACCATGGCAGGAAAAATCGACGTGTTGCTGATTCTGGGAAAAG GTGTAGTCATGGACCTCCTCGAACTGGCTCCGGTGGTGGATGGAGACTTCATCCCCGATGAGCCCAGTCAGCTGTTTCACAACGCAGCTCAATTTGATTACCTGGCCGGAGTCAACAGCATGGACGGACACATCTTCGCCGGAGTTGACGTTCCTTCAATCAACATCAGAAACGACACCACAGT gaaGCAGGTGAGAGGTCTCCTGGCAGGCCTGACGAAGGAGAAGGGGAGTGCCGCCATTGACTCTGCCTACAGCGTCTACACGTCTAACTGGGGGTCGTTTCCGGAGCAGGCAGTGGTGAAGAAGACGGTGGCCGACATCGAGACGGACTTCCTGTTCCTGGTTCCCACTCAGATCGCCCTCAAGCTGCACGCCCAGCACTCCAG TGGAGCCCGTACCTTCTCCTACCTGTTCAACATGAAGACTCGTATCCCAGGATTCCCTCGCTGGGTGGAGGCGGAGCACGCTGAGGACCTGCAGTACCTGTTCGGTAAACCCTTCGCCACACCGCTCGTCTACTTCCCCCGACACCGAGATCTGTCCCAGTACATGATCGCATACTGGACCAACTTCGCCAGGACCGG TGATCCCAGTATTGGTGACAGTAAAGTTCCTGCTCCCTGGCCGGCCTTCACCAAATACCACCAGCCGTACATGATCATCAACAACAAGATCACCAAGTCCTCCATCAG CTACGACCTACGATCATACTACGTCAATTACTGGACTCAAACCTACAGCCAGCTGCCGTCAgtcaggagagaagaagaagaagcctga